Below is a window of Spelaeicoccus albus DNA.
GCCAATCCGAATATTCTGGCCAGCAACGGCTGGGCGACGTCGATCGATTGAACCCTGTCGAGCCGGGCCTGACGCTGCTGTTTGAAGAACACGCCCTGTTCGATGTGCACTGCCTCGCGGGTGGCCCGGTAGCGCATGTGCCGCCACGACACGTACAGCCAGAGGCCGGCCACGGCAACGATGACGACGATTCCGCCGATCACCGCGATGGGAAGCCAGGTGATACCGGAGGTGAAGAGCCAGCCGACCCCTCTGTCGTCCTGCCCCGCGTTTTCGGCCATCGATCGGACGCCGGCCACGATGATGACCGCAAAGATGCCCCAGCTGCGCAGCAACGGCGTCGCACGATGCACGTGCCGCCAGCCGTCGTCCGCCGCCCGGTCCCTGTCGTCGGTCACAGTCCCGCCAGACGTGCCTCGCCGCGCGAGGCCAACTGTTCGCGAAGCCGCGCGGCTTCGGCCGCCGGAAGCCCCGGAATGGATGCGTCAGTGGCAGCGGAAGCCGTGTGCAGCTTGACATCGGCGATACCCAGTTTGCGGGCGATCGGACCCGCGGCAATGTCCACGTATTGCATGCGGCCGTACGGTACGACGACCAGCCGGCGGAACATGATGCCGCGTTTGATCAGCAGGTCTTCGTGTCGCTCGGCGTATCCGATTGCGCGGACCTGCCGCGGAATGAGCCACAGCAGCCAGACGAGCAGGACGGCGAACACGCCGACTCCGATCCACAGATACGCCGTGACGGTCAGCGCCAGCACCAGGCAAACCAGCAACGGGATTCCGGTCGAGATGGTTTCGGTGATGACGCGGACCTTCGTCAGCGCGGGCGACACTCCGATCCAGGTCAGGCCGGGCGGGCTCAGCGGGTCGCCGGCTTCCGGCGCCGGGCCGGCGGCGGGGTCGTGGTCGGGGATCGGCGGGATCTCAGGCACTATGTTTTCCTTCGTCCTCATCGTCGGGCGGCAGCCGACAAAAGTATTCAACGACCAATCCTACGACGACCAGGAACAGCGCGGCGCCCACGACGAAAAGCGTTTCCAGACCGGTATTCACGCGCGCCGGGTTCGACGCGAAGGTGAAGAAGTACACGGCAGTTCCGACGTACCATCCCGTCAACACCGATCCGGCCGCGCTTGCCGCCTTGGCCAGGACCAGCACGCGCGCGGCACGGAGCGGGTCGAGCGGCCTGTCGCGATCGCCGCGCACCCATCGACGGATGGGCCAGCCGGCCGCCAGCAGGATGATGCCCAGCACCACCATGCCGATGATCGCGTAGATGGGCAGGCCGGGCAGTTTCTGCCCGGCGGACTCCCATACCCGGTAGAACGACCACCCCAAGACGCCGCCGACGAGTCCGGCGATCAGCAGAGTGCGGACTTTCGTGGGTTGCATCAGCCGCTCGGCAGCTCGACGTCGCGGCGGAGCCGCAGCCCGTCGGCGTCCGCAGCGGCCACGGCCAGGTCGGCCACTTTCCCGGCCCCCGGGAGGACGGCGTCCGGGTCGAGCAAGCGCCATGGTTCGAGCACGAACGCACGCTCGTTGGCCCGCGGATGGGGCAGCATCAGGTCGGGCTCGGACAGCAGGGTTCCGCCAAAGTCGATGATGTCGATATCGAGGGTGCGGGGCCCCCAGCGTTCGATCCGGACGCGGCCGTGCTCCGCTTCAATCCGGTGGACCGCATCGAGCAGCGCGTGGGCCGTGAGCGTGACGTCGGCCGTGACGACGGCGTTCAGGTACGTGGGCTGGTCGGGGCCGCCGACCGGCTCGGTTTCGACGACCGGCGACACTCCGGTGAGATCGATCCGCGGATGGGCTGCAAGCGCACGGACTGCCGAGGAGAGCGTGTCGGCGCGATCTCCCAGGTTCGCGCCAAGCGCCAACACCACCGTCACACTGTCGCTCATCGTGTCCTTTCCGCTGCGTTTGCCGGTTTTGGGTTTCTTACCGAACCGTTCGACTGCCGCATCCTTGGCCTGGCGACGGCGCATGTCCTTGCGTGCGAGATCGCGGCCGGCCGCCTGCTGCTGCGTTGTCAGTTCCATTAACGTCCGTTCTTCCGGCTGACTGTGACGCTGACGTCGGAGAATCGCCATTCGATGGGCGCGTGCGGCTTGTGGATCGTCACGTCCACTGCCGCAATGCGCGTGTCGCGCAGCACCTCGGTCGCCACCGAGTCGGCAAGCGTTTCCAGCAAGTTCACGGGTTCGCCGGCGACGATTCCGGCGACCGCGTCGGCCAGCTCGCCGTAATGGACGGTATCGGCCACATCGTCGGTGCGGGCCGCATGCTCGAGCGGCACGCTCAAGACCAGGTCGACGACGAAGTCCTGCCCGTCGCGGCGTTCGTGGTCGAAGACGCCGTGTCTGC
It encodes the following:
- the folK gene encoding 2-amino-4-hydroxy-6-hydroxymethyldihydropteridine diphosphokinase, producing the protein MELTTQQQAAGRDLARKDMRRRQAKDAAVERFGKKPKTGKRSGKDTMSDSVTVVLALGANLGDRADTLSSAVRALAAHPRIDLTGVSPVVETEPVGGPDQPTYLNAVVTADVTLTAHALLDAVHRIEAEHGRVRIERWGPRTLDIDIIDFGGTLLSEPDLMLPHPRANERAFVLEPWRLLDPDAVLPGAGKVADLAVAAADADGLRLRRDVELPSG
- a CDS encoding PH domain-containing protein yields the protein MPPIPDHDPAAGPAPEAGDPLSPPGLTWIGVSPALTKVRVITETISTGIPLLVCLVLALTVTAYLWIGVGVFAVLLVWLLWLIPRQVRAIGYAERHEDLLIKRGIMFRRLVVVPYGRMQYVDIAAGPIARKLGIADVKLHTASAATDASIPGLPAAEAARLREQLASRGEARLAGL
- a CDS encoding DUF3180 domain-containing protein yields the protein MQPTKVRTLLIAGLVGGVLGWSFYRVWESAGQKLPGLPIYAIIGMVVLGIILLAAGWPIRRWVRGDRDRPLDPLRAARVLVLAKAASAAGSVLTGWYVGTAVYFFTFASNPARVNTGLETLFVVGAALFLVVVGLVVEYFCRLPPDDEDEGKHSA
- the folB gene encoding dihydroneopterin aldolase — its product is MDRIALRGLTVFGRHGVFDHERRDGQDFVVDLVLSVPLEHAARTDDVADTVHYGELADAVAGIVAGEPVNLLETLADSVATEVLRDTRIAAVDVTIHKPHAPIEWRFSDVSVTVSRKNGR